In Eupeodes corollae chromosome 3, idEupCoro1.1, whole genome shotgun sequence, a single genomic region encodes these proteins:
- the LOC129949893 gene encoding U4/U6.U5 tri-snRNP-associated protein 1 isoform X2, giving the protein MREREKREREREKEREREFREREHREREMAREREQARDRERERDRDREREQYRDRERDRDQDRYQHQHGSQRESQMQKPSSSSTSTRREPEKRKERSASPIPENGAGDCLSIEETNKIRLKLGLKPLEVDSGPIKPSSSSAEKSAVDEKTGDTLASYKDEWGEFLHKPADNLKDKAQAEKLREKFKQKKEKRMLEEKLKRIRTLGESDEEVDDVEKWVDRNKKKEHMRKEAEMRAKALEEMDAEFGVDDLMEKEKREARRKAYNDNHLRGLRVDHDMEDFSEGKTVILTLKDKGVLDEDDDTLVNVNMMDDEHYRKNVINKKKNPLSYGYDVYEEQYDMLGNPIDRGILEKYDEEIEGAQRKKNFVIGENLEERKEQQRKLLEIKTKLAGKRLETLEDTRIQLASDTYTEVEMAKFKKPKKKVKKIRKKLKADDLLPLAEEPSEQHYGRRLRVHGEVDDDVELVLDNSEMKHNLEEEDDLQRVLSKARKLKQKESLIKKTLPLDVTELKAEVKEEPEDDDEQANGLRGEGHITLNATAEFCRTLGDIPTYGMAGNRDEDSNDMMDYEVEERVNEAKQEEPEASTGTWNSVNPEDVIRPMEDDISNDLGDVAILDEEPDVGAGVGNALKLALSKGYLEKDDKNRPSNSKLSYLQAKNYSIEDKSAGDDDKFGRRDRFHSGPIMEFRDKETFKPNVKLEYIDDNGRILNLKEAFRYLSHKFHGKGPGKNKIEKRLKKMEQDGLMKTMSSTDTPLGTLTMLQQKQKETKTPYVVLSGGKQAAAVSNTTISKYK; this is encoded by the exons ATGCGGGAGAGGGAAAAGAGGGAACGTGAAAGGGAGAAGGAACGCGAAAGGGAGTTCCGTGAACGTGAGCACCGGGAGCGGGAAATGGCGCGTGAACGCGAACAAGCTCGTGACAGGGAGAGGGAACGTGATCGGGATCGAGAGCGTGAGCAGTATCGAGATCGTGAACGAGATCGTGACCAGGACCGATACCAACATCAGCACGGAAGTCAGCGGGAATCCCAGATGCAGAAACCGTCGTCGTCCTCGACATCGACAAGAAGGGAACCCGAGAAGCGTAAGGAACGTTCTGCTTCGCCAATTCCAGAAAACGGAGCTGGGGACTGCCTGTCCATTGAGGAGACCAACAAGATTCGTCTTAAGCTTGGTCTGAAGCCTCTCGAAGTCGACTCGGGTCCCATAAAGCCGTCGTCATCTTCAGCAGAGAAGTCTGCAGTGGACGAAAAAACGGGTGACACTCTTGCCAGCTACAAAGACGAATGGGGAGAGTTCCTTCACAAGCCAGCCGATAATTTGAAGGACAAGGCGCAGGCAGAGAAGCTACGTGAGAAGTTCAAGCAGAAGAAGGAGAAACGGATGCTGGAGGAGAAGCTGAAGCGGATCAGAACTTTGGGAGAGTCCGACGAAGAGGTTGACGATGTCGAGAAATGGGTGGACCGCAACAAGAAGAAGGAACACATGCGGAAGGAAGCGGAAATGAGG GCCAAGGCTCTGGAAGAAATGGATGCGGAGTTCGGAGTCGATGATTTGATGGAGAAGGAGAAGCGCGAAGCTAGGCGAAAGGCGTACAACGATAATCATCTTCGAGGCCTCCGAGTGGACCACGACATGGAAGACTTCTCTGAGGGGAAGACGGTTATCCTGACTTTAAAGGATAAGGGCGTGTTGGACGAGGATGATGACACTTTGGTCAATGTCAACATGATGGACGACGAACATTATCGCAAGAATGTCATCAACAAGAAGAAGAATCCACTGAGCTACGGCTATGACGTCTACGAGGAGCAATACGATATGCTTGGCAATCCTATTGATCGTGGCATCCTTGAGAAGTACGACGAAGAAATTGAAGGTGCCCAAAGGAAGAAGAACTTCGTAATTGGAGAGAACCTCGAGGAGAGAAAAGAACAACAGCGAAAATTGCTTGAGATCAAGACAAAGCTGGCCGGGAAGCGCTTGGAAACTCTGGAAGACACAAGAATACAACTGGCTTCAGATACCTACACCGAAGTCGAAATGGCCAAATTCAAGAAGCCCAAGAAGAAGGTCAAAAAGATACGCAAAAAGTTGAAAGCTGATGACTTGTTGCCGTTGGCAGAGGAGCCATCTGAACAGCATTACGGAAGGCGATTGAGGGTTCATGGAGAGGTGGACGATGATGTGGAACTGGTGTTGGACAATTCGGAGATGAAGCACAATCTCGAGGAAGAAGATGACCTGCAAAGAGTTCTATCGAAGGCGAGGAAGTTGAAGCAGAAAGAATCACTCATCAAGAAGACTCTTCCTCTGGATGTGACAGAATTGAAGGCTGAAGTGAAGGAAGAGCCGGAGGATGACGACGAGCAGGCAAATGGGCTGAGAGGAGAGGGTCACATAACGCTCAACGCTACAGCAGAGTTTTGTCGGACTCTGGGAGACATTCCGACCTACGGGATGGCTGGTAATCGAGATGAGGACTCGAACGACATGATGGACTACGAGGTGGAGGAACGTGTCAACGAGGCCAAGCAAGAGGAGCCCGAAGCCAGCACTGGAACATGGAACTCAGTGAATCCGGAGGACGTAATAAGACCGATGGAAGATGACATATCCAATGATTTGGGTGATGTGGCTATTTTGGATGAGGAGCCAGATGTTGGAGCTGGTGTTGGAAATGCCCTCAAACTCGCTCTGTCAAAGGGATACTTGGAGAAGGACGACAAAAATCGTCCGAGTAACTCGAAGTTGTCCTATTTGCAAGCCAAGAATTACTCCATTGAAGATAAGTCTGCAGG GGATGATGACAAGTTTGGTCGTCGAGATCGCTTCCATTCCGGACCGATTATGGAATTTCGAGACAAGGAGACATTCAAGCCGAATGTTAAACTGGAATACATCGACGATAATGGTCGgattttgaatttgaaggaGGCATTTAGGTATTTATCGCACAAATTCCACGGCAAAGGACCCGGAAAGAACAAGATCGAGAAGAGACTCAAGAAAATGGAACAAGATGGG TTGATGAAAACTATGAGTTCAACAGACACTCCATTAGGAACTCTAACGATGTTGCAGCAGAaacaaaaggaaacaaaaacccCTTACGTTGTATTGAGCGGGGGCAAGCAAGCAGCAGCTGTTAGCAATACAACAATatccaaatataaataa
- the LOC129949893 gene encoding U4/U6.U5 tri-snRNP-associated protein 1 isoform X1, with product MGSSSKKHRKESKKHKRSRSESESSDVRVEKDRDSSRHRHRHNRSRKNDDESRSRSGSLIAKSTKSSEDRERRHKHKHKRHKERHHAKEPKRKEDVVVSLDNSDSDSSDCVEVPVDAEAVENAPKPAKKPSETIRNDEDQLEREQRAKERERDQRDREKEMREREKREREREKEREREFREREHREREMAREREQARDRERERDRDREREQYRDRERDRDQDRYQHQHGSQRESQMQKPSSSSTSTRREPEKRKERSASPIPENGAGDCLSIEETNKIRLKLGLKPLEVDSGPIKPSSSSAEKSAVDEKTGDTLASYKDEWGEFLHKPADNLKDKAQAEKLREKFKQKKEKRMLEEKLKRIRTLGESDEEVDDVEKWVDRNKKKEHMRKEAEMRAKALEEMDAEFGVDDLMEKEKREARRKAYNDNHLRGLRVDHDMEDFSEGKTVILTLKDKGVLDEDDDTLVNVNMMDDEHYRKNVINKKKNPLSYGYDVYEEQYDMLGNPIDRGILEKYDEEIEGAQRKKNFVIGENLEERKEQQRKLLEIKTKLAGKRLETLEDTRIQLASDTYTEVEMAKFKKPKKKVKKIRKKLKADDLLPLAEEPSEQHYGRRLRVHGEVDDDVELVLDNSEMKHNLEEEDDLQRVLSKARKLKQKESLIKKTLPLDVTELKAEVKEEPEDDDEQANGLRGEGHITLNATAEFCRTLGDIPTYGMAGNRDEDSNDMMDYEVEERVNEAKQEEPEASTGTWNSVNPEDVIRPMEDDISNDLGDVAILDEEPDVGAGVGNALKLALSKGYLEKDDKNRPSNSKLSYLQAKNYSIEDKSAGDDDKFGRRDRFHSGPIMEFRDKETFKPNVKLEYIDDNGRILNLKEAFRYLSHKFHGKGPGKNKIEKRLKKMEQDGLMKTMSSTDTPLGTLTMLQQKQKETKTPYVVLSGGKQAAAVSNTTISKYK from the exons ATGGGTTCCTCATCGAAAAAACATCGCAAAGAATCCAAAAAACACAAACGTTCTCGCTCCGAATCTGAATCCTCCGATGTTCGTGTTGAAAAAGATCGCGACTCGTCCAGACATCGTCATCGTCACAATCGATCACGTAAAAACGACGATGAATCCAGATCGCGTTCTGGATCGCTTATTGCAAAGAGCACCAAATCAAGTGAAGACCGGGAACGTCGCCACAAACATAAACACAAGCGTCACAAGGAGCGTCATCATGCCAAAGAACCGAAACGAAAGGAGGACGTTGTGGTTTCCCTGGACAATTCTGATAGCGACA GTTCGGATTGTGTGGAGGTCCCAGTTGATGCTGAAGCTGTTGAAAATGCCCCAAAACCAGCGAAGAAACCTTCGGAAACCATCAGAAATGATGAGGATCAATTGGAGAGGGAGCAGCGGGCCAAGGAAAGGGAAAGGGACCAGCGAGATCGTGAAAAGGAGATGCGGGAGAGGGAAAAGAGGGAACGTGAAAGGGAGAAGGAACGCGAAAGGGAGTTCCGTGAACGTGAGCACCGGGAGCGGGAAATGGCGCGTGAACGCGAACAAGCTCGTGACAGGGAGAGGGAACGTGATCGGGATCGAGAGCGTGAGCAGTATCGAGATCGTGAACGAGATCGTGACCAGGACCGATACCAACATCAGCACGGAAGTCAGCGGGAATCCCAGATGCAGAAACCGTCGTCGTCCTCGACATCGACAAGAAGGGAACCCGAGAAGCGTAAGGAACGTTCTGCTTCGCCAATTCCAGAAAACGGAGCTGGGGACTGCCTGTCCATTGAGGAGACCAACAAGATTCGTCTTAAGCTTGGTCTGAAGCCTCTCGAAGTCGACTCGGGTCCCATAAAGCCGTCGTCATCTTCAGCAGAGAAGTCTGCAGTGGACGAAAAAACGGGTGACACTCTTGCCAGCTACAAAGACGAATGGGGAGAGTTCCTTCACAAGCCAGCCGATAATTTGAAGGACAAGGCGCAGGCAGAGAAGCTACGTGAGAAGTTCAAGCAGAAGAAGGAGAAACGGATGCTGGAGGAGAAGCTGAAGCGGATCAGAACTTTGGGAGAGTCCGACGAAGAGGTTGACGATGTCGAGAAATGGGTGGACCGCAACAAGAAGAAGGAACACATGCGGAAGGAAGCGGAAATGAGG GCCAAGGCTCTGGAAGAAATGGATGCGGAGTTCGGAGTCGATGATTTGATGGAGAAGGAGAAGCGCGAAGCTAGGCGAAAGGCGTACAACGATAATCATCTTCGAGGCCTCCGAGTGGACCACGACATGGAAGACTTCTCTGAGGGGAAGACGGTTATCCTGACTTTAAAGGATAAGGGCGTGTTGGACGAGGATGATGACACTTTGGTCAATGTCAACATGATGGACGACGAACATTATCGCAAGAATGTCATCAACAAGAAGAAGAATCCACTGAGCTACGGCTATGACGTCTACGAGGAGCAATACGATATGCTTGGCAATCCTATTGATCGTGGCATCCTTGAGAAGTACGACGAAGAAATTGAAGGTGCCCAAAGGAAGAAGAACTTCGTAATTGGAGAGAACCTCGAGGAGAGAAAAGAACAACAGCGAAAATTGCTTGAGATCAAGACAAAGCTGGCCGGGAAGCGCTTGGAAACTCTGGAAGACACAAGAATACAACTGGCTTCAGATACCTACACCGAAGTCGAAATGGCCAAATTCAAGAAGCCCAAGAAGAAGGTCAAAAAGATACGCAAAAAGTTGAAAGCTGATGACTTGTTGCCGTTGGCAGAGGAGCCATCTGAACAGCATTACGGAAGGCGATTGAGGGTTCATGGAGAGGTGGACGATGATGTGGAACTGGTGTTGGACAATTCGGAGATGAAGCACAATCTCGAGGAAGAAGATGACCTGCAAAGAGTTCTATCGAAGGCGAGGAAGTTGAAGCAGAAAGAATCACTCATCAAGAAGACTCTTCCTCTGGATGTGACAGAATTGAAGGCTGAAGTGAAGGAAGAGCCGGAGGATGACGACGAGCAGGCAAATGGGCTGAGAGGAGAGGGTCACATAACGCTCAACGCTACAGCAGAGTTTTGTCGGACTCTGGGAGACATTCCGACCTACGGGATGGCTGGTAATCGAGATGAGGACTCGAACGACATGATGGACTACGAGGTGGAGGAACGTGTCAACGAGGCCAAGCAAGAGGAGCCCGAAGCCAGCACTGGAACATGGAACTCAGTGAATCCGGAGGACGTAATAAGACCGATGGAAGATGACATATCCAATGATTTGGGTGATGTGGCTATTTTGGATGAGGAGCCAGATGTTGGAGCTGGTGTTGGAAATGCCCTCAAACTCGCTCTGTCAAAGGGATACTTGGAGAAGGACGACAAAAATCGTCCGAGTAACTCGAAGTTGTCCTATTTGCAAGCCAAGAATTACTCCATTGAAGATAAGTCTGCAGG GGATGATGACAAGTTTGGTCGTCGAGATCGCTTCCATTCCGGACCGATTATGGAATTTCGAGACAAGGAGACATTCAAGCCGAATGTTAAACTGGAATACATCGACGATAATGGTCGgattttgaatttgaaggaGGCATTTAGGTATTTATCGCACAAATTCCACGGCAAAGGACCCGGAAAGAACAAGATCGAGAAGAGACTCAAGAAAATGGAACAAGATGGG TTGATGAAAACTATGAGTTCAACAGACACTCCATTAGGAACTCTAACGATGTTGCAGCAGAaacaaaaggaaacaaaaacccCTTACGTTGTATTGAGCGGGGGCAAGCAAGCAGCAGCTGTTAGCAATACAACAATatccaaatataaataa